TTTGTCCAGATAGGTAACGAAACCAATAGCGAAATACTGCTGGAAGAGCATGTTGATGAATTAACCGAGCCTATTAATTGGTCACGAAATATCCTTCTGTTTAATGCCGGGTTAAAAGCAGTTGAAGATGTCGAAAAGGAACTTGCACAAAAGATTGAGTCAATGCTTCATATTGCTCAACCAGAGTTTGCTTTCCCGTGGTTTAGTCAGGCTATTCGTTCGGGTTTGAGTGATTTTGATTGGATTGGTTTGTCCTATTATCCACTATGGTCAAAATATCAAATACCAGAGGCAGCAACGGCAATTGATAGCATTATACAAACCTTTAATAAACCATTAATGGTTATCGAAACTGCCTATCCCTATACTATCGAAGAATTTGATGATGCGAATAATATTCTTTGGCACAGCGCTGTGCTTGATGGTTATCCAGCCACTCCACAAGGCCAGCTAAAGTATATGCAAGATCTCACCCAGCAGGTAATTTCTGGCGGGGGTTCAGGAGTAATTTATTGGGAACCAGCCTGGATTTCGACGGAATGTAAAACTCTATGGGGAACGGGCTCACACTGGGAGAATGCTACTTTTTTTGATGCAGCCAACAATAATGAAGCTCTGATCACTTTCGAATTTTTTGATCAATCCAAATATGCAAGTCAATAAATAGAATACATAAACCCTAGTTATTATTTACAGTAGTACGATATAGTTTATTGTAGCTTATGCAAAACCGTTTGTTGACTTAGAGTAGAGAAACATATAAATACTTATTAAACGATAGCTTTATAAAAAGGGTCTGAATTGGGAAGTGAGGTAACATTAAGTCAAATTGCAAGTGCATTAAACGTGTCAGTTATGACCGTTTCAAGGGCACTGAATAACAGCGATAAAATAAATGCAGGTACCAAAGAGCTGGTTCTTAAGAAAGCCGAAGAGTTAGGATATATACCAAACCAAATTGCTAAAAGCCTACAAACCAAAAAAACCTATACGATAGGGGTAGTAATTCCTGAAATACAGCATGTCTTTTTTTCGGCTGTTATTAGCGGGATTGAATCAGTTGTTTATGATAATAACTACCATCTATTTTTAACAAACTCCTCTGAAAGTTTCGAACGTGAGAAGGATGTAATTGAAACGTTGAAATCAAGGAGAGTAGATGGATTGCTAATCTCACGCTCTGAAGACTCTGATGATGAAGGTTACTATAAGAAATTAATTGATACAGGAACACAGATTGTATTTTTTGATCGTTGTGTTGAAAATATAGGAGCAAGCTGTATATGTGTGAATGACTATTCCAGTTCGTTCCAGGCAACAGAGCATTTAATTAATAATGGGTATAAAAAAATTGCTCATTTAGCTGGTCCACCAAACTTAAATATTAGTTCCGAGCGGCTTAGAGGATATAAAGATGCTTTAGAAAGGAATGATCTCTTATTTGATGATTCATTAGTAGTTATAAGTGGCTTTAAGGAAAGCGGGGGCTATAAAGCGATGAATGAGTTAATGAGCAATTCAGCCCACCTTCCGGAAGCAATTGTTGCCGTAAACGATCCGGCAGCTTTTGGTGCAATCAAATTTATTAATGAAAGCGGGTACCGAATACCAGATGACATCGCAATTGTCGGATTCAGTGACGACATACGTTCCGAGTTGCTTCCTGTACCACTAACAACAGTTAAGCAACCCGCCTACGAAATGGGGGAACGGGCGGCAAGAAAGCTAATCTCTACTATAGAAAATAAATCAGAGTCTATAGAAAATATATACATGAGTACGGAACTGATCATTCGTGCTTCTAGCGGAACTGCCAGATCTATATAGTCGAGAAGAGATCGGATTAAATTTTTGAATAAAAAATTTGGCAAAAAGATTTAGAAGTATTAAAATATTGCCAATTGTTAACGATAACAATTTGTCAGTATTTATTAAGCGAAGCTTTGTTGTGCTTTTATCCCCTATTTAAGTTTAATAAATGTTAACGATAACAAAATTAGTTGGAGACTTACTTGATGGAGTTTGAATTTTTCAGAAAGCGCTTTCTGCTGGTTGTAATAATTAGCCTTGTGTCACAACTGAGCGTGATAGGGCAAGAGGTTCTTACAGGAAAAGTATATGACTCAGAAGATGGTGAGTCACTACCTGGGGTAAATATTGCGGTAAAAGGTACTACTATGGGGGGTGCGACAAATTCAGAAGGAGAATTTTCGATTAGGGTACCGAGTTTAGAAGATACATTAGTGGTTTCTTTTATTGGATATTTACCACAAGAAATACCGATAAATGGTAGGGTTTACATATCAATTGCTCTTGAGCAGGAGATATTAGTTGGAGAAGAAATTGTGGCTTTGGGGTATTCCGATCAAAGACAAAAAGATGTCACAGGTGCGATATCCACGGTAAGTTCCGAAGAAATAAAAAGTATAGGTAGAACATCAGTGAATCAGATGTTACAGGGTCAAGCTGCCGGACTTAATTTACAAACACGCTCAGCTCAGCCTGGAGGCGGTGTAACGGTTAACATACGAGGGGCTATATCACCAAATGGAAATAATACCCCGCTATATGTAATTGATGGGGTTCCAATCACTAATAACTCTTCATCAGTTGCAGGACTGGAAGATGCTACATTAGGATTTTTTGGTGGGATAGACCGTGATCCACTAAGTTATCTAAACCCAAATGATATAGAATCCATAAGTATTTTGAAGGACGCCAGTGCTACGGCAATTTATGGTTCTTCAGCAGCCAATGGGGTAATCTTAATAACAACAAAAAGCGGAAGAGCAGGAGCTGTGCAAGTAAATTACAGTGGTAGTTTAACGATGCAACGCACCAGAGATTATTTCCCAATGCTAACAGGGAATCAATTTATGGTTGAGCAGGATA
This DNA window, taken from Balneola sp., encodes the following:
- a CDS encoding LacI family transcriptional regulator, producing MTVSRALNNSDKINAGTKELVLKKAEELGYIPNQIAKSLQTKKTYTIGVVIPEIQHVFFSAVISGIESVVYDNNYHLFLTNSSESFEREKDVIETLKSRRVDGLLISRSEDSDDEGYYKKLIDTGTQIVFFDRCVENIGASCICVNDYSSSFQATEHLINNGYKKIAHLAGPPNLNISSERLRGYKDALERNDLLFDDSLVVISGFKESGGYKAMNELMSNSAHLPEAIVAVNDPAAFGAIKFINESGYRIPDDIAIVGFSDDIRSELLPVPLTTVKQPAYEMGERAARKLISTIENKSESIENIYMSTELIIRASSGTARSI
- a CDS encoding arabinogalactan endo-1,4-beta-galactosidase, which gives rise to MKTGKTIYVLIIIIAIGCSEINEKSSPSKSSKLYLGADLSYVNEMEDCGGSYRANGELVDPFEFFKSQGSNIVRVRLWHTPNWTGYSDYDDVVKTISRVKNAGMETLLDFHYSDTWADPGDQIIPAAWKGLNDEILADSLYQYTYKTLISLNAKGLLPEFVQIGNETNSEILLEEHVDELTEPINWSRNILLFNAGLKAVEDVEKELAQKIESMLHIAQPEFAFPWFSQAIRSGLSDFDWIGLSYYPLWSKYQIPEAATAIDSIIQTFNKPLMVIETAYPYTIEEFDDANNILWHSAVLDGYPATPQGQLKYMQDLTQQVISGGGSGVIYWEPAWISTECKTLWGTGSHWENATFFDAANNNEALITFEFFDQSKYASQ